AGATAGTTGATTACGCTTTTGATTAGCGCGAGAATCTGAAGATATGATCGTTAggttaattgaaatattgaaacattatatagtatattatgttccaagggcgtaaagtgcgTTTTTTTGACCGAGTGCAATACTGTATCCACTATATATTTCTGTGGCTTCTCAGCAAACGACTAAAGTCACAGTTTCGAGTTTTCGAGAAATTGCgattttaatgtttaaattGATACGTAAGATCGTGGTATATACAAATAACAGTGcaatagggaacagacatggttttgctatatacatataaatacttatatatagaGTAGGAAATAGCATAAGAATACGTTAGgtatcaattttttgctgatttaGTACCTCCAGGccctaatattattaattaaaaatttatatgttGTTATGTGTAGTTTTTAAAACGGTAGCTCTGCAATATGGCGGCTCAAAGGATAAAGACCTAACACCTAACGTACGGGCATTGGAGTACATGAATTACAGTCATCatgaatctattttgattttgaagcattatctctcaactctattatgatttttgacaaaacaataaggttattttatgtattaacatttacatgcgtttatacatctatatatattttcgtCCTTCGCGCCGCCATATTGATCACGTGAGCTCTCAATCGTTTAAACGTATCATTAGCaaaccaaattttcaaaaccatATTACCTAACAaatattgcagtaaaaatCGTAACTTTTCTACTTTTGTGAAAGATTTAttcttaactttattttaaaaatcatgtctgTTCCGTATTTTGCGCTTATTTAGTGCATCGTGAATTATACCTTTTAAATCGTTGCACTAGGCACAGCAGATGGGTGGTTGTCTTTTTATGGCGCAGAAATTACCCTCGGTTTAGTCGTTGTGCCGGGAATACATTTTCCATATTCTGGCTTGAATACAATCTTGTTGGGATACTTTGGTATCAAATTTGACATCCAAAAATGAAAAGAATGCTTGACATAGCTATTGTCAACTTACAGAGTAATTtttaagtgtttttttttcatcctggAATATTTCATTGACAAAAATGGACTTAGGTTGTTTTGTAAATTCCTTATTTTTCCGTATAATTGAAAAGATCAGATTACCATTAATTATCCCAAAGAAAAAAccatttaataataattgcaCTAAAATTAGTAACACGATAACAAGATTGGACTGAAAATAAGATATATGAGATAAAAAGAGACAGCATAAGAATGTTGATTCTATTGCATAATGCTCTGCATTGTTAATGCTTTTTATCCTAATAAAATTCCTCGTATAAAAATACACCCGATACCGGTAGTTCAAATACTATAAGCAAATTGTTATGTGTATAAcgatttattacaaaaattcgtaacaaaaaattgtcttttaaatagtaaacaaaaatcgctataaattataaacgttaattaatttatgtaCAATATTCATTTTGCCcaaaaatcgaaattttatCGAAATTTTTTACTAGTCTGAGTCATCAGTTTCTTGATCATAAATACTTGGTATACGAATCGGTGACGTGCTTCCTTCAATTTCTTCTTCACTTTCAGGCTGACTCTGCTCTCTGCTGTCAAGCGCGTACCTTCTCCATGGGAGTCTAGAAAAttgttgattaaattaatttttagtacgCGTTTATAACTGTGGATAATTTAATGATTTAAAGATTACCTTTTTTTCTTATCAAagcaattttcaataaatttatgGCCTACAATCTTGCAATGACCTTTCAGTTGTTGAGATTTGGGAGTGTTCTTGAAAGCACAAATTAAATGGGTACACTTGTTGCTTGTAATATTTGGATCTGCAATATACTTTGCTCCCATTTTAAGAGCTTTTCGTCTGATTTCATCTCTCTGAGGATTGACGTATCCACTAAGAGAGAATGAAATGTCTtcaaaaagtttattaaattcCTTTTTAGGCTTTGTCTTTTTCCTAGGCTTCGTTTTGATATTTTCAACTAGTGGTTTGACTTTGGGTAAATTGCAGTTCTTACACAATTCATCATCATTAAAATTACATAACGAGCATCTAGCTTTTTTTGTAGGACCCGAATCATCTGATGAGGATGGCTGTGGGCTAAGTACACGTTTTTTTAGATTCATGCTTTCATCTTTGTCGGTTTTAGATGTATCTGTAGGCTTCTTTTTAGGTTTTGGACTGGGTATAACATCTCCGAAAAGAGTTCGTGCCACAGGTGGTTCATTTTTATTCCTTTTCATATCTGGTAAGTTGTTGGTGATTCCAGAAGTGTCAGTACTAGAACTTGGAATACctagaaaatatttaattttatgtatatgtatgaatagaaaatacttttaatttatttagta
The sequence above is drawn from the Nasonia vitripennis strain AsymCx chromosome 4, Nvit_psr_1.1, whole genome shotgun sequence genome and encodes:
- the LOC100122220 gene encoding DNA repair protein XRCC1 isoform X1 — its product is MIIKVSKIISCSSEHPSYPSSNLLEHPPKSSWRCAKPNELIATVIFQLLESSCITGLEIGNYRSCIVVVEASTSEEPDNWIPVVNHQFLTHDEAANSKFKDQVQIFTKRELNPETIKMKFDRVKVTCMQSANPRELFGLEFIVLKTEVTVDLGLDVFGRFKLKEKNDDEVDEFKEQYLKLFGKKKTYKDELKEKITETGLSNFAKKQEQDREHKKKPLLEKLESKAKLNATGSGIPSSSTDTSGITNNLPDMKRNKNEPPVARTLFGDVIPSPKPKKKPTDTSKTDKDESMNLKKRVLSPQPSSSDDSGPTKKARCSLCNFNDDELCKNCNLPKVKPLVENIKTKPRKKTKPKKEFNKLFEDISFSLSGYVNPQRDEIRRKALKMGAKYIADPNITSNKCTHLICAFKNTPKSQQLKGHCKIVGHKFIENCFDKKKRLPWRRYALDSREQSQPESEEEIEGSTSPIRIPSIYDQETDDSD
- the LOC100122220 gene encoding DNA repair protein XRCC1 isoform X2, with the protein product MTVRVVEASTSEEPDNWIPVVNHQFLTHDEAANSKFKDQVQIFTKRELNPETIKMKFDRVKVTCMQSANPRELFGLEFIVLKTEVTVDLGLDVFGRFKLKEKNDDEVDEFKEQYLKLFGKKKTYKDELKEKITETGLSNFAKKQEQDREHKKKPLLEKLESKAKLNATGSGIPSSSTDTSGITNNLPDMKRNKNEPPVARTLFGDVIPSPKPKKKPTDTSKTDKDESMNLKKRVLSPQPSSSDDSGPTKKARCSLCNFNDDELCKNCNLPKVKPLVENIKTKPRKKTKPKKEFNKLFEDISFSLSGYVNPQRDEIRRKALKMGAKYIADPNITSNKCTHLICAFKNTPKSQQLKGHCKIVGHKFIENCFDKKKRLPWRRYALDSREQSQPESEEEIEGSTSPIRIPSIYDQETDDSD